The following DNA comes from Methanosarcina vacuolata Z-761.
CGGTGTATTTGCAGCGCTTGCAGGTGACATGGGTGAATCTTTTGTTCTGGATATCGAAGATTTTACTTAAAAAGCCGCCTGTGGTGCGGATCTCGCCGGTTTCGTAGGTGGTATTTCCGCATTTGGGGCAGATGAAATGAATATCTTTACTCATTTTATGGCCTCTTTACTCTCTTTTAGATAATCTAAACGGTGGAATACCTTTAGTGTTGCGATATTTAATGATATTGCAAGTAGTCTAAATATAGAAACCCTTGCAATAAAAATGACGCATTTTCCGTTTTGAAATCGGTCAGGCATGATAGAAAAAAGATTTGCAGGAAAGAGATATTAAAAAAGAAGAATATTACTGAGTAAGAACCATGAAAACAAAACCAATAATTGTAATTGCCCTTCTAATCTCATCCATTCTACTGGCTGCTAGATTCGTTCCTGGAACCAGTGCAGATCAGTTCAAAGAAGGAAAATATATTCACGTTGACAATATAGTGATTCAGTTTGACAAGACTGACGCGACTGTCAATATAGACTACCATCTCAGTCCCTTTGCTCAGGTATATATATCATTTTTTGGAAGTAAAAACCTGGAGCCCAAGATTAAGGAGATTTTCTCCGAATTTAAGGAAGTAAAGATTCAAAAGATAGGAAGGTCAAGTGCCTCGCTCCAGATGCTAAATATTTCCAGGAAAGAGGCCGGGAGCTACCTGTGTGATCCTTATGAATTAGGAGTGCAGTCTGACGTTGTCACCTTTGTTTATCCTCCTAAAGGCAAGGCAAGGAGTTATGAAAATGTAAAAGTCACTCCGCCGGTCTTTTATTAAGGAAAAGAGAAACGTTGATAAAAGTTACCTGCTTAGCCTTAATTCCCCATCTACTTTTAGTTTCTTCTACCTCTTTTCTTTCTTCAATAGTCTCCTTTCCGGCACGTCATTTTTTCCTTTCCATTCCTTCGTCTTTGCTTCCCGGTTTTGTTATCATTCCTTTTCAGTTTTTCTTCTCTTTTCTTTCCAGTTTTTCCTTCTTTCTTTCTCAGATCCCCCCTCTTTCTCTTTTCTTTCCAGTTTTTCCTTCTTGCTTCCCAGTTTCGTTATCATTCCTTTTCAGTTTTTCTTCTCTTTTCTTTCCAGTTTTTCCTTCTTTCTTTCTCAGATCCCCCCTCTTTCTCTTTTCAGTTTCCCAATCCTTTTCTCCTCTAGCTGTCTTCTAGCTGTCTTATCAAATTTTTCCAACTTGTTAATTTGATAAAGTGGTTCTCTTCTCATTAGTAAAATAAAATAGCCCAATAAGACAACTAATTCAATAATATAACACAAAAAGAGAATTATATTCACTTTTCAGGAATACATATTTAATTAGAAGCCCAATTTCCTGTGATAGCGATGGGAAAATTCAAACTGAAATGTCTTAAGTGCGGAAGAGAGTACGGCCAGGAATACAGGCTCACCTGTGAGAACGATGACGCTTTTTTGCGGGCGGAATACCTCGAAAAAAGACTGGAATTAAGAAACCAGCCAGGTATCGGAAGGTTTCATTCCTGGCTCCCGGTCCAGGAAGAACTTACTACGGATGCGGGGCCTATAACTTACAAAAGTGAAGCTTTTGCCAGAGAACTCGGGCTTTCGAACCTTTATATAGGGTTCAGCGGGTACTGGCCTGAAAGAGGGGCTTTCATTAAAACCTGCAGTTTCAAAGAACTCGAAGCCCACCCGACCATGCAACTCCTGAAAGAGACCGGAGGAAAAGCCATAGTCCTTGCTTCTGCTGGAAATACCGGCCGGGCCTTTGCGCACGTATCGGCTTTGACAGGAACTGATGTCTACATAGTTGTACCGGAGTCCGGAGCTTCAAATCTATGGCTGCCTGAAGAGCCCACTGAATCTATCCATCTCATCAGTATGAGTCCAGGAAACGATTACACTGACGCTATCAATCTCGCAGGCAGGATTGCAAAGCTGCCTGGCATGATTCCCGAAGGCGGAGCAAGAAATATCGCCAGAAGAGATGGAATGGGCACTGTGATGCTGGATGCAGCAGTAACTATAGGAAAAATGCCTGATCAATATTTCCAGGCAGTCGGAAGCGGC
Coding sequences within:
- a CDS encoding zinc ribbon domain-containing protein, with the protein product MSKDIHFICPKCGNTTYETGEIRTTGGFLSKIFDIQNKRFTHVTCKRCKYTEFYQTKSSMLGDVFDLFTS
- a CDS encoding cysteate synthase yields the protein MGKFKLKCLKCGREYGQEYRLTCENDDAFLRAEYLEKRLELRNQPGIGRFHSWLPVQEELTTDAGPITYKSEAFARELGLSNLYIGFSGYWPERGAFIKTCSFKELEAHPTMQLLKETGGKAIVLASAGNTGRAFAHVSALTGTDVYIVVPESGASNLWLPEEPTESIHLISMSPGNDYTDAINLAGRIAKLPGMIPEGGARNIARRDGMGTVMLDAAVTIGKMPDQYFQAVGSGTGGISVWEAAMRLRDDGRFGQKIPKLQLAQNLPFVPMYNAWQEKRREIIPELDMKDAKKQVEETYATVLTNRTPPYGVMGGLYDALTDTDGIMYAVTREEAIEAKALFEAIEGIDILPPSAVATASLLKAVEAGNVDKDETILLNLAGGGYKRLKEDYTLYQIEPVATAKNPDISLDELNI